The Juglans microcarpa x Juglans regia isolate MS1-56 chromosome 8S, Jm3101_v1.0, whole genome shotgun sequence genome has a window encoding:
- the LOC121244713 gene encoding uncharacterized protein LOC121244713 isoform X4 — protein MEGFHSMKRKQLQALCKKHGVPANLTNREMADKLTLLLEEEGEPINKGQSCSKDLGEIGSANDSKMVNKNVKKVKFSPDNETFIFVGSESDSDSDKDYTMVKKRAGKRRSTVKLLSKKQVQVVDSAREIGVSGKNIDRPVRITRSRAQVVGGDTAPFVGKKRPRIGTNVESMEVNDVGFTDKPPADAVSVDGVAGVMKSQAMGRRGRRKTRNSRRNDGVVLLDDVSEDNVEEGAKQKKMLKPSRSNVTKEKGSSTLSTKMGKIGAVGRITRSRTQLDAKASAVDSGANTVEVQVEREEVLQLEEPLKGLGSKGLKKKSVGPQKARVKIDILAMEGPEPGKVLRRSKRNAAIDEDSEPSIRDLGKTKVRTRRAEVQIVEKASAVDKESESLADQKECEDGVRGPGRDASKQDLVVPQKGKMVSKGPLLKKETRKRLRNAGVEGNTGANPTVEPRKEHEKLSLPHGRPRRSNRNSLMLTTSAHMVGDMRNRETAGRVKQARESLQEENLYAVEEPLSSPNASRNDSIFISNADGARKVGRMKRRREPNPKGKGSVIESESSVEKSPRHSTHDVLKSDVVAAIEGPSPIVDTGSAVLDSVDHRIHPDSSCIKEISGKSMGKRKGSTRKSSAKKGLRFLEVSAVTSDFGEVIDTTTTVNEKVVPTPMELKGLSTDQCAHNSVTELEVFNEKENVLLGDVQGKLPLNYISEGNMDDEPCQLSSRVNIADVDSVKLEPLNIQSKVGSVVSSGNASPADCLLPLYQSYYNGEASNLSEMTRRRLETEEPLTGENMNLRNDKQDGQSDGDDQTSVQEDQHLQDANKIDKLIIHEIVVEDHPSELREIRCSNRKFKHTSETGQEISALDLFEGEEIDQVEILAGVTEMEQTISEANLFITETGEGKHGHSDIAATPLRPALESQAVSAISKEVIANYLGTSSPKKDALEEEENQPGAQSTAQSTTLERGNTNHAGEEKYSSYGIETPEERICMGETPVSNAAEKMGTELGMTNESKNESLHSARGVPASGEELFDRVYEQNLRIDGGCLPILDGGVSQGAEKKESDLSDETKVTFLHELSSGGKITPIVQQETDTDRVENTSTSMVGLKCPAAAKEDSSPSEPTSLKGNDEQEGEGNHLKDPLLLSHNGRNDIESGVALLHKAEDSVLTTFRVDAADEKTEARSALTDSNDENPNDAAEGVVEPSSLLHFSLEESKGGNKSESAEVNNILDELLSPNIVGVPRAERSAEEKVTSGFDDTKLLEALNAVSCPELFLEKVFDDEVGVMHRNSNLKALDDILSSKSYMGSKDIFYAEGQKRELFAECSQQVELGDHRDGEVVGLASQSSDSGDLCDNFAKGEVGEFGESAHDDDSCGISAAVPDEAAHTVTMEKMGIVEAKLVGSLLTVSPVEQKKPYYGCGDEVLKIDASAVCTSNEVLPKDSEGMEETSSGVVLTSVQLDEVRFGNLDNQILEVSPELDGSASIGLDVLVSMDDKPADRVENFETVAVDEAGAECSGRKNDSEKVGDGAKLFEEALVSPHLFDYSRDEDGFDSFVEGNSYDTEGNEMTDDGRGDNEVSPEERVRAQKNDGPVDGNVENSATAPQELAEDQVDGQNGAVTHADFNGIDCLTFNEPLRRSSVDETEEGLGFNMLAKTGVDSASSEGPGYAEFENSHVVTSEKSEVAVNHVVLPTVIALPSFATRALDSNDDSRAFTSWGLNLLLGGSEEDEVEKSGGVDSVANLLSTTSEDTEEVSMNVAVYEQIAEDQHGAHEQHIVEDVAQMVGSCLAVSDESISENDNESKKQGEVFAITQEHAGCENDEHLFIKVGISSSSIDTEITDAADLDVSNRVTAEETMAECGHNDSKQVQNNADVGDTKFSVGRDGSEHMVEAMEIDVPKIDATIEELSSAPTNMVVGREIDVEFVQTPQSKLESPKLKEKASLSVKQLNSSVVKGTKFKASLIPRTPKNLNMKENVATSKNDQIGNTTAARTMPKRRPLEDLQNN, from the exons ATGGAAGGTTTTCATAGCATGAAGAGGAAGCAACTGCAAGCGCTATGCAAGAAGCATGGCGTACCCGCTAATTTGACGAACCGTGAAATGGCGGATAAGCTTACTTTGCTTCTTGAG GAGGAAGGAGAACCTATAAATAAAGGTCAGTCGTGCTCGAAGGACTTGGGGGAAATAGGCAGTGCAAATGATTCTAAGATGGTGAATAAGAATGTGAAGAAAGTTAAGTTTAGTCCAGATAATGAAACTTTTATATTTGTGGGTTCAGAATCGGACTCGGATTCAGATAAAGACTACACAATGGTGAAGAAACGGGCGGGCAAGAGAAGGTCTACAGTCAAGCTTCTTTCCAAGAAGCAAGTTCAAGTTGTTGATAGTGCTCGAGAAATAGGAGTCTCTGGGAAAAATATTGATCGCCCGGTTCGAATCACTAGGTCAAGAGCGCAAGTGGTTGGCGGAGACACAGCGCCTTTTGTTGGGAAGAAGAGGCCGAGAATAGGCACAAATGTTGAAAGTATGGAGGTGAACGATGTTGGGTTTACTGATAAGCCGCCCGCAGATGCAGTCTCGGTCGATGGTGTTGCCGGTGTCATGAAGTCTCAGGCTATGGGAAGGAGAGGTCGAAGGAAGACGAGGAACTCGAGACGTAATGATGGCGTTGTTTTGTTGGATGATGTTTCTGAGGACAATGTGGAAGAAGGtgccaaacaaaagaaaatgttgaagCCATCAAGATCGAATGTGACAAAGGAGAAGGGGTCTTCTACATTAAGTACGAAAATGGGGAAAATTGGTGCTGTTGGTAGGATAACGAGGTCCCGGACTCAGCTTGACGCTAAAGCTTCTGCAGTTGATAGTGGGGCTAATACTGTTGAGGTACAAGTAGAACGTGAAGAGGTTCTTCAACTTGAAGAACCCTTGAAGGGTTTAGGTAGCAAAGGCTTGAAGAAGAAATCTGTTGGACCCCAGAAGGCGAGGGTGAAAATCGATATCCTTGCTATGGAAGGTCCTGAACCAGGAAAAGTTCTGAGACGCTCAAAACGAAATGCGGCAATTGACGAAGACTCAGAACCGTCGATAAGGGATttaggaaaaacaaaagttaGGACCAGACGGGCTGAAGTCCAGATTGTGGAGAAAGCTTCTGCAGTTGACAAGGAAAGTGAAAGTCTTGCAGATCAGAAAGAATGTGAAGATGGCGTGAGAGGTCCAGGCAGAGATGCCTCTAAGCAGGACTTAGTTGTGCCACAGAAGGGTAAAATGGTGAGCAAAGGACCACTGCTGAAAAAGGAGACTAGAAAACGATTAAGAAATGCAGGCGTGGAAGGAAACACAGGAGCTAATCCGACTGTAGAACCTAGGAAAGAACATGAGAAGCTTTCCTTACCACATGGTCGTCCAAGGAGGTCCAACCGCAACAGCTTAATGCTCACCACCAGTGCCCACATGGTTGGAGACATGAGGAATCGCGAGACTGCTGGAAGAGTTAAGCAAGCACGAGAATCACTTCAAGAAGAAAATttgtatgcagtggaagagcctcTGTCCAGTCCGAATGCGTCAAGAAAcgattcaattttcatctctaaTGCTGATGGAGCAAGAAAGGTCGGGAGGATGAAGCGAAGACGGGAACCAAACCCAAAAGGAAAAGGTTCGGTCATTGAAAGTGAAAGCTCAGTTGAAAAATCTCCAAGACATTCCACACATGACGTCTTGAAAAGCGATGTGGTAGCGGCCATTGAAGGGCCTTCTCCAATTGTGGATACTGGGTCCGCGGTGCTGGACTCTGTAGATCACCGAATTCATCCAGACTCCAGctgcataaaagaaatttcaGGAAAATCCATGGGGAAACGGAAGGGATCCACGAGGAAATCTAGTGCAAAGAAGGGACTTCGTTTCTTGGAGGTCTCTGCTGTAACTTCTGACTTTGGCGAAGTTATCGATACTACCACGACTGTAAACGAAAAGGTGGTCCCAACACCTATGGAGTTGAAGGGGCTTTCCACGGACCAATGTGCACATAATTCCGTTACTGAATTAGAGGTGTTCAATGAAAAGGAAAACGTTTTACTAGGAGATGTCCAAGGGAAATTGCCCCTCAATTATATTAGTGAGGGTAACATGGATGATGAGCCATGTCAGTTAAGCAGCAGAGTGAATATTGCGGATGTTGATTCGGTTAAACTAGAACCACTAAACATCCAAAGTAAAGTTGGGAGCGTGGTTTCTTCTGGCAATGCCTCTCCAGCTGATTGTTTGCTGCCTCTCTATCAGTCCTATTATAATG GTGAAGCTTCCAACCTTTCGGAGATGACAAGAAGAAGATTGGAAACAGAAGAACCCTTGACAGGCGAAAACATGAACCTTAGAAATGATAAGCAAGATGGCCAATCAGATGGGGATGACCAAACTTCAGTTCAGGAGGATCAGCACCTACAAGATGcgaataaaattgataaactcATAATTCATGAGATAGTTGTTGAAGATCATCCGAGTGAACTCAGGGAAATCAGATGCTCAAACAGAAAATTTAAACATACCTCTGAGACAGGTCAAGAAATTAGTGCACTTGATCTGTTTGAAGGAGAGGAAATAGACCAAGTAGAAATCCTTGCAGGGGTTACGGAAATGGAGCAAACTATTTCAGAAGCCAATCTATTTATTACTGAAACTGGCGAAGGAAAACATGGCCACAGTGATATAGCTGCAACTCCGCTTAGACCTGCATTAGAAAGTCAGG CCGTTTCAGCAATTAGCAAAGAAGTGATAGCCAACTATCTTGGTACTTCCTCACCTAAGAAAGATGCCCTAGAAGAAG AAGAGAATCAGCCTGGAGCCCAAAGTACTGCACAATCCACAACGCTTGAAAGAGGTAACACAAATCATGCTGgtgaagaaaaatattctagTTATGGAATTGAAACTCCAGAAGAAAGAATTTGCATGGGTGAAACTCCTGTAAGTAATGCGGCGGAGAAAATGGGGACTGAACTGGGCATGACAAATGAAAGCAAGAATGAATCATTGCATAGTGCGAGAGGAGTACCAGCTTCTGGGGAAGAGCTTTTTGACAGGGTCTATGAACAAAACTTAAGGATAGATGGTGGTTGCCTTCCTATTTTAGACGGTGGCGTTAGTCAAGGTGCCGAGAAAAAAGAAAGCGACCTCTCAGATGAAACTAAAGTTACATTTTTGCATGAACTTTCTTCTGGGGGAAAAATCACTCCGATTGTTCAACAAGAGACGGATACTGACAGAGTTGAAAATACTTCGACCTCCATGGTTGGGTTAAAAT GTCCTGCTGCTGCCAAAGAAGACAGCTCCCCGAGCGAACCCACTTCGCTGAAAGGCAACGATGAACAAGAGGGAG AAGGGAATCATCTTAAAGACCCATTGCTATTATCACACAATGGAAGAAATGATATTGAGAGTGGTGTTGCTTTGTTGCATAAAGCGGAAGACTCGGTTTTAACTACTTTTAGGGTTGATGCTGCAGACGAGAAAACGGAGGCAAGAAGTGCACTAACGGATTCGAATGATGAAAATCCAAATGATGCTGCGGAAGGTGTGGTAGAGCCATCGTCTTTACTTCATTTTTCTCTGGAGGAGTCTAAGGGTGGAAACAAGAGTGAGAGTGCAGAAGTGAATAATATTTTGGATGAGCTCTTAAGCCCAAACATAGTTGGAGTTCCCAGGGCCGAGAGAAGTGCAGAAGAGAAAGTTACTTCTGGTTTTGATGATACTAAGCTCTTGGAGGCATTAAATGCAGTGAGTTGTCCAGAATTATTCTTGGAGAAGGTTTTTGATGACGAAGTGGGGGTTATGCATAGAAACAGCAATTTAAAGGCTCTTGATGATATACTTTCAAGTAAAAGCTATATGGGATCAAAGGATATTTTCTATGCTGAAGGACAGAAAAGAGAATTATTTGCTGAGTGTTCTCAGCAAGTTGAACTTGGTGACCACCGTGATGGGGAGGTGGTTGGACTGGCGAGTCAGAGTTCGGATTCAGGGGACCTTTGTGATAATTTTGCTAAAGGGGAAGTTGGGGAATTTGGTGAAAGTGCACATGACGATGATAGCTGTGGAATTAGTGCAGCCGTACCAGATGAAGCAGCTCACACTGTGACCATGGAAAAAATGGGTATTGTTGAGGCAAAACTAGTAGGGAGTTTGCTAACTGTTAGTCCAGTTGAGCAAAAGAAGCCATATTATGGTTGTGGGGATGAAGTTTTAAAGATTGATGCCTCTGCTGTATGTACTTCAAATGAGGTCTTACCCAAAGATAGTGAAGGTATGGAGGAGACATCAAGCGGAGTCGTACTAACTTCTGTTCAATTGGATGAAGTGAGGTTTGGCAATCTTGACAATCAGATACTAGAAGTTTCTCCAGAGTTGGATGGAAGTGCTTCCATTGGTCTAGATGTCCTTGTGTCCATGGATGACAAACCTGCAGatagagttgaaaattttgaaactgtGGCTGTAGATGAAGCTGGTGCAGAATGTAGTGGGAGAAAAAACGATTCTGAGAAAGTTGGGGATGGTGCTAAGCTGTTTGAAGAAGCACTGGTTTCTCCGCATTTGTTTGATTATTCCA GAGATGAAGATGGATTTGACAGTTTTGTTGAGGGAAACAGCTATGACACTGAGGGAAATGAGATGACTGATGATGGTAGAG GAGATAATGAAGTTTCACCGGAGGAAAGAGTCagggcccagaaaaatgatgGTCCAGTGGATGGTAACGTGGAAAATAGTGCAACAGCCCCTCAAGAATTGGCCGAAGACCAAGTTGATGGCCAAAATGGTGCAGTAACTCATGCTGATTTCAATGGCATTGATTGTTTGACTTTTAATGAGCCTTTACGTAGGAGTAGCGTTGATGAGACAGAGGAAGGACTTGGTTTTAATATGCTTGCGAAGACGGGCGTTGACAGTGCCAGTTCTGAGGGTCCGGGATATGCAGAATTTGAGAATTCCCATGTTGTAACTTCAGAGAAATCTGAAGTGGCTGTTAATCACGTTGTCCTTCCAACAGTTATTGCTTTGCCAAGTTTTG CAACTAGAGCTTTGGACTCAAATGATGATTCGCGTGCATTCACCAGCTGGGGGCTGAATTTGCTTCTAGGTGGcagtgaagaagatgaagttgaGAAATCAGGTGGAGTGGACTCAGTTGCCAATCTATTGAGTACAACTAGTGAGGATACCGAGGAAGTGTCAATGAATGTGGCAGTTTATGAACAAATTGCTGAAGACCAGCATGGTGCTCATGAGCAGCATATAGTAGAGGATGTTGCACAGATGGTAGGCAGTTGCCTTGCTGTCTCAGATGAGTCTATCTCTGAAAATGACAATGAATCAAAGAAACAAGGTGAAGTTTTTGCCATCACGCAAGAGCACGCTGGTTGTGAGAATGATGAACATCTGTTTATCAAGGTTGGGATTTCAAGCAGTTCCATAGATACTGAGATAACGGACGCTGCTGACCTTGATGTCAGTAATCGTGTTACTGCAGAGGAAACCATGGCAGAATGTGGCCACAATGATTCAAAACAAGTGCAAAATAATGCTGACGTTGGAGATACAAAGTTTTCAGTTGGAAGGGATGGAAGCGAACATATGGTAGAAGCAATGGAGATTGATGTGCCAAAAATAGATGCAACAATTGAAGAACTATCTTCTGCTCCCACAAATATGGTTGTTGGTAGAG AGATTGATGTTGAATTTGTCCAGACACCACAATCAAAGTTGGAATCACCAAAACTGAAGGAAAAGGCCAGTTTGTCTGTCAAACAGTTGAATTCTTCAGTGGTGAAAGGAACAAAGTTTAAAGCTAGTCTGATCCCAAGAACGCCCAAGAATCTTAATATGAAAGAGAATGTGGCAACCAGCAAGAATGATCAAATTGGTAACACTACAGCAGCAAGAACAATGCCCAAAAGGCGCCCATTGGAGGATCTCCAAAACAATTAG